The nucleotide sequence ATAGGTGCGTACCTCCCCTGTGCCGGGGCAGATGTCTGCCGCAGGGTCGGCGGCGGCCCGCCCGCTACACTTCTTGCCATGCTCGTTTACCTGCTCCCCGGCACCTTCGACACCCGTGAAGCCCACCTCGACCTGCTCTGGGAAGCGGGCGCGACGGGCCTGGAGGAGCGCGGCCCCGGCATTCGCGTCTATTTCGACGAGCGCGTGACGCTGCCTGCCGAGGTCGCGGACGGCGAGTGGCACGAGGAAACCGAGCAGGACTGGCAGGCCGAGTTCAAGAAGAACCTCCGGCCCGTGCAGGCGGGGCGCGTCACCATCGTGGCCCCCTGGCAGCGGGACGAGGTGCCCGCCGGACAGATTCCGCTGGTCATCGAACCCGGTATGGCCTTCGGCACCGGCCACCACGCGACCACCCGCATGGCGGTGGAGGCGCTGGGCGACCTCGACCTGGGCGGCAAGCGGGTGCTGGACGTGGGCACCGGCAGCGGCGTGCTGGCGATGGCGGCGGCCAAACTCGGCGCGGCCTACACGCTGGGGGTGGACATCGACCCCATCACCATTCCGATTGCGCGGGACAATGCGCGGGACAACGGGCTGACCTCCGGCATCCGCTTCGAGGAAGGCACGCTAGGCCTGGCAAATGGGGGCCTGGACGACGACGCCGAGCTGTTCGGGGAAGCCTACGACGTGCTGGTCGCCAACCTCTACGCCGAGCTGCACGACCTGCTGGCGGGCGAATACGCCGCCGTGACGGTGCCGGGAGCGCCGCTCGTGCTGACCGGAATCCTGACGAGCAAACTGGAACTGGTGCAGGCGGCGCTGGCCCGCGAAGGCTTTGAGGACGTGCAGGTGCGCACCGACGGCGAGTGGGTGCTGGTCACGGCTCGCCGGGAACACTGAGCCGTGCGCCGCCTTCAGGTGAGCGAGATTGCCCCGGAGATGCGCCTGGGGCCGCAGGAAACCCGGCACTTGCAGGTGCTGCGGCTGCGCCCCGGTGAACGCCTGCAGGTCTTCGACGGGCGCGGGGCCGAAGCCGTCGCGGTGCTGACCGAAGTGGACGCGGGGCACGCGCTGCTGCACCTGGACACTGGGGCGGAGGCCCACTCACGCGGGGCCGAGACACCGCAACCCATCACGCTGGCGATTGCGCTGCTCAAGGGCGACAAACTGGCCGACGTGGTGCGGGCGGCCACCGAGCTGGGCGTTTCACACATTCAACTGCTCGTCACCGCCCACGCCGAAGCCCGCGACATCGGGGCGCAGAAGCTGGTGCGGCTGCGGCGCATCGCGTCCGAGGCGGCCCGGCAGTCCGAACGCCGCGTGATTCCGGAGGTGCTGGAGCCGGTGCCGCTGGGCCAGTTGACCTGGGAAGGACGGGGCCTCCTGGCCCACCCCGGCAGCGCCGCCAGAGTGACCGACCTGCTGGACTGGCAAACCCCCCTCACGCTGCTCAGCGGGCCGGAAGGCGGCTTTTCGGAGTCGGAAGTGGCCCTGCTGCGGGGGCGCGGCGCCGAAGCTATTACGCTGGGGCCGCGCATTCTGCGGGCCGAGACGGCTCCCCTGGCGCTCCTGGGGGCGATAGCGGCGACGGGGGTTTAGAGCATTTGACGGGTCTGGACGCCCCCTCATAGGGATTCCGATTGAATCTGGTAGTTTCAGATTCAATCCGAGCGGATGCGAGTAGGAAAAAATACGGATTCCGCGATATGGATGCACAGGCGGCGCTTTCCCGACTGTGCAGGAATTAAGCGGAATCCGTATCACCCCTCGCTACGCGAGGCCCTCTCCCACGAGGGGAGAGGGTTCAAAAGATTAGGAAACGCAGAATTCCAGGGCCGTCGGGCGCGAAGCGCACGGGCCGCACACGAATCGGAAAAACAGTGGCGTCCAGTCCCCGTGCAACTGAAAAACACTGCCCGTACAGCGAACTCACCGCCATGTGCATAGCGCCAGCGTAAAAGCCCCTGTCCCCCCTGGGGATAGGGGTTTGGGGTTGGGGCCGAAAGCTGAAGCCGAAGCTTTCACTAAAGCAAAAAACCGCCCCCCGCATCACCAGGGAGCGGCAGGCGGAAGACCGCTTAAACTTCCAGCGCCTTCTTGTTGATGAAGGGCATCTGGTCACGCAGTTCCTTGCCGACCTTCTCGACGGTGTGGCCGCGCATCTTGCCGCGCTGCTCCTCCATGTAGGGGAAGCCGCTCTCGGCATCCTGAATAAAGCGCTTGGCGAAGGTGCCGTCCTGAATGTCTTTCAGCACGCGGCCCATCTCGGCCTTCGTCTCGGCGGTGATGATGCGCGGGCCGGTCACGTAGTCCCCGAACTCGGCGGTGTTGGAAATGGAGTGGCGCATGCCCTCGAAGCCCTTTTCGTAGATCAGGTCAACGATCAGCTTGACTTCGTGCAGCGTCTCGAAGTAGGCGATTTCGGGCTGGTAGCCAGCCTCGACCAGCGTCTCGAAGCCCGCCTGAATCAGGTGGGTCACGCCGCCGCACAGCACGCTCTGCTCGCCGAAGAGGTCGGTTTCGGTTTCTTCCTTGAAGGTCGTTTCCAGCACGCCCGCGCGGGCGCAGCCGATGCCGCGTGCGTAGGCCAGCGCGATGTCACGCGCCTTGCCGCTGGCGTCCTGCTGCACGGCAAAGATGCCGGGCATCCCCGCGCCGTCGGTATAGACGCGGCGCAGCATGTGGCCGGGGCCTTTGGGCGCGACCAGGAACACGTCCACATCCTGGGGGGGCTTGATGCGCCCGAAATGCACGTTGAAGCCGTGACCGAAGGCGAGCGCCTTGCCTGCCGTCAGGTGGGGGGCGATGCTCTTTTCGTAGGTGGCGGGCTGCTGCTCGTCGGGAATCAGCAGCATGACCACGTCGGCTTCTTTGGTGGCGTCCTCGATGCTGGCGACACGCAGGCCCGCCTGCTCCGCCTTGGCGCGGCTGGCGCTGCCTTCGCGCAGGCCGACCACCACGTTGAAGCCCGAGTCGCGCAGGTTCTGGGCGTGGGCGTGGGCCTGGCTGCCGTAGCCGATGATGGCGACCAGCTTGCCTTCCAGGATGGAGGTGTCAACGTCCTTGTCGTAGTACATTTTTGCGCTCATGGGGGGATTCTCCTGTATTCGGTGAGAATGGTGGGTGGGTCAGGCTAGGGGAGGGGGGGCACCCGCGTGCCTTCATAAAGGTCGTCGAGCGAAAGCTGTACGCCGACACAGGGCAACTCCACTTCGCCCTGCCCTTCCCAGTAGTGTTCGCTCCAGTCTCCGCCCGCTTCCCGCCTGTGGAGCCGCACGGCGCGGTGCTCGGTGTCTATGAGCAGATAGCCTTGCAGACTGGGCAACTCCTGATAGGCGCGAACCTTGTCGCCCAGGTCGGTGGCGCGGGTGCTCTCACTGAGGACTTCGACCAGCAGGCAGGGCGCTTCGGCGTAAAGGGCGTCGTCGGGCACGTTCTCGCAGGTCACCAGAACGTCGGGATAGTAGTAACGCAGGCCCCCGTGAAGTCGGACACGCAGGTCGCTGGCGTAGATTTGGCAGCCTTTCCGACGTGCCGGATGATGCAAAAGAGCGACCAAGTTGGACACGATGACGCCATGCTTTCCCTTGGTGCCCGCCTGAGCGTGCAGCGGATAAACGAAGCCGTCCACGTACTCCCGCTTGAACGGGCTGCTTTCCTCGGTGCGGAGGTACTCGGCCTCGGTCAGCTTTTTGAGGGCGGAGGTCATGGGTCAGTCTAAAACAGGTTCGGCACCCGCCGTGCCCGCTCTTCCCGCGCCTCGACGCCCTGGGTCATGGGCCGCAGCGTTTCGCTTTCGCCGCCGTGGAACACCTGGCTCGGGATGTCGGCGTTGCTGCCGCGCGTCAGGGCAATGCGCCCGGTCCGCATGGTTTCCAGAATCCCGAAGGGGCGCATCTGCTCGATGAAGGCGGTGATTTTGCCCTCGTCGCCCGTCACCTCGAAGGTCAGGGCGTGCCGGCCCACGTCCACGATGCGGGCGCGGAAATCTTCGGCAATCTGGCGCACCTCCACCCGCGACTCGGGCGTGATGGCGACCTTGACCATGACCAGTTCGCGGTCCACGAACTTTTCCAGGCTGTGGTCCACGACCTTGACCACGTCGTGCAGCTTGGCGAGCTGGTGCGTGGCCTGCTGCACCACGCCCCGGTCACCGTGAACCACGATGGTCATGCGCGACACGCCAGGGTGTTCGGTCTGGCCCACCGACAGGCTCTTGATGTTGTAGCCCCGGCGTCCGAACAGCGCGGTGATGCGGGTCAACACGCGGGGTTCGTCGAGCACCAGAATGCTCAGCAGGTGGTCACGGGTGTCGTACTGGGTGAAATCGGTCATGCCTGATTCATCTCCTCGGCTTCCTGCTCGGTCATCTCCTGCCAGGCGGCTTCGTTGACCTCGGCGGCCTCCGCGCTGATGTCTGTGCGCACCGGCTCTGTTTCCATCATCTCGCTCAGCGCCGCGCCCGCCGGAACCATCGGGAACACGCCGTGTTCGTGCGGCACCACGACTTCCAGCAGGGCGGATTTGGGGTCACGCAGCCACGCGTCGATGGCGGCGGGCAGTTCCTCGGCGCTGCTCGCCCGGTAGCCCGGCACGTCGTAGGCGCCCGCCAGCTTCAGGAAATCGGGGTTGGAGTCGCCCAGCCAGACTTCGGAATAGCGCTTCTCGTGAAACAGTTCCTGCCACTGCCGCACCATGCCGAGGTACGAGTTGTTGACGATGCAGATTTTGACGTTGCGGATGTCGTACATCTTCAGCGTGGCGAGTTCCTGCGCCGTCATCTGAAAACCGCCGTCGCCCGCGACCACCATGCTGACCACGTCGGGCCGGGCGAGCGCCGCGCCGATGGCCGCCGGAAAGCCGAAGCCCATGGTGCCCAGCCCGCCGGAGTTGAGCCACTTGCGGGGCTTTTCGAAGCGGGCGAGCTGCGCGGCGAGCATCTGGTGCTGCCCCACGTCGCTCGACAGAATGTCGTCGGGACGCAGCCGGGCCGTGACCTGCCCCACCGCGTAGGCCGCGCCCCAGTGCTGCGGGGGCACGGTGCGGCCTTTCCACTCCTCAATCTGCGTCAGCCACTCGCTCAGCTCCAGCTTCTGCGCGCCCTGCGTCAGCAGGCGGGCGGCGGTTTTCGCGTCGCTGCGCACGGGCAGGTGGGTGCGCACGATTTTGCCGATTTCGGCGGCGTCGAGTTCGACGTGAATGATTTTGGCGTGCGGCGCGAAGCCGCTGACCCGGCCCGTCACCCGGTCATCGAAGCGCATCCCGACCGCGAGCAACACGTCACATTCGGAAATGGCGCGGTTGGCCGCCACCGAGCCGTGCATCCCCGGCATCCCCAGCCAGCGCGGGTCGGACGCGGGGTAGACGCCCAGCCCCATCAGGGTGGTGATGACCGGCAGGCCCCAGGCGTGCGCCAGCGCCGTGATTTCCTCCGAGGCGTCGAGCGAACCGCCGCCCGCCACGAGCACCGGCTTTTTCGCGTTCCGGAGCAGCTCCCTGGCCGCCTCAATGCTTTCCGGGCTGGGGTCGGGGGCCTGCGGGCGGGCGTGGGGCGTGGGAATGTCGCCCGCGAAGGCGGCGAGCTGCACGTCCTTGGGGATGTCCACCAGCACCGGCCCGGGCCGCCCCGAGCGGGCGATGCGAATGGCCTCGGCCAGCACGCGGGGCAACTCCTCCACGTCGCGCACCACGTAGTTGTGCTTGGTCACGGGCATGGTGATGCCGGTGATGTCGGCCTCCTGAAAGGCGTCGGTGCCCATCAGGTGCTGCGCCACGTTGCCGGTGATCGCCAGCAGCGGCACGCTGTCGAGCATGGCGTCGGCCAGCCCCGTGACCAGGTTGGTCGCGCCGGGGCCGGAGGTGGCGATACACACGCCGAGTTCGCCCGTCGCCTTGGCCCAGCCCTCGGCGGCGTGGATGGCGCCCTGTTCGTGCCGTCCCAGGACGTGCCGCACTTCCGGGTAAAAGGTCAGCGCGTCGTACACCGGCATGATGGCCCCGCCGGGATAGCCGAACACTGTGCTGATGCCGTGTCCTGCCAGGGTGGCCCACAGCGCCTTGGCACCGGTCATCTCGCCGCGTTGCCAGTCCTGCTGGCCTTGCTTGCCTGTCTGCTCCACAACGTTCCTCCTGGCTACTGAAAACCCCCCGCCTCCTTGGTTTGGGCGGGGGGTGCGACTGAAACCGGCTCGACAACGCTTAGCCTCGGTGTCCCCCGTGGCTAAGAATTACGATCACGATTGCAGCGCTCATGGGTTTACTGTACTGCGTTCAACCGTCGCGTCCGGGCCGGCGCGTCTAGATAGGGTCACTGCCTGCTGCGGCTCACCTCGCCTGCCCACCAGCCGCGCACCCAGTCGCGGAAGGCGGGGTAGCGGGCGGCGAGGGCCAGCCGGGTCTTGCGGTCCTTTTCGGTGCGCATCTCGGCGAGTTTGACGTTGAGGTGTTGCGCCTCGGCGCGGCCCAGCACCTGCCGCCCGGCCTGTCCGTAGCGGCGTTCGCTGCCCGCCATGCGCCGCAGTTCGGCGGCCTGCGCGGGGGTCAACCCCAGCTCGCGCACCAGCCGGGCGCCGTCTGCCGGGCGAACCACGAACAGCCGCGTCAGCACTTCCGAGGTCGGCCAGGGGTCCTGCACGGAGGTGGCCGCAGCCGGAGCCAGCAGCAAAGCGAACAGGAGGGCGGAGCGAAAAGTCATTCGGGTCATGATTCAGGCTAGGGGCCACAGATGAAGGCAGATGAGAACGCGGCGAGGCTCTTAACCGATTCCGCTTGAAGCTCCCGGTAGGGGGGGCTGCGGCACTCAGGGCAGCAGTTGCGCGGCTATGTCCTCGCCCAGTGCGGCTTCGCGTTCCTCGGGGGTCAGCGAGACCATCACCTGACGCAGCACCACCTCGACCGCCCGGTCCGCGCTCTCGTCGAGCGTCTGGCTGTCGAGCATCGGCACGCCGTACTGCTGGGCGAGTTGCCCGAGTTCGTCGTGCATGATGCGGATTTCGTCGAAGTAGCGCATGTAGCGGTGCAGCGGGCGGCTCGCCGCCGTCTCGGTGTCGCGCGATTCGAAGTGCCTGCGGTGCTCCTCGGCGTCCGGCAGGCCCACCAGCATCGGCACCAGCAGCGCCCCCTGAAACGCGGCGGGTTCGAGGTAGCCCGGCACCAGATGCACGCCCTCGAGCACCAGACTGGTGCCCTCCTGAATCGAGCGGCCCACCACCGCGCTCAGACCCACGCTGACCTGCTGCACCTGGTCGCGAAAGCCCGCCAGCAACTCTTCCCGCGTGGGATGCGGCGGCATCGTCTGGCCGGGCGGCACCAGCGCTTCCCAGGCGTTGAAGGTGCTGGCGTGCAGGGTGGGCAGCAGCGCGGGAGGCACCATCGCCCGCATCACCTCCCGAATCGAATCGGTGCTGACCACCCGCGAAATGCCCAGGCGGTAAGCGATTTCGGCGGCCAGCAGGCTCTTGCCGGTGCCGCTGACCCCGCCGAGCAGGACGATCAGGGGCCTCGGCGGGGTGCGAATCACCCGCAGCAGGCGGTAACGGGCGCTGACATCCGGCCCCACCTCGTCGCGCAGCAGTGCCTCCACCTTTTCCCGAATCTGGCTGCGGCGCACCACCCGGTCTTCCGAGCCGCGCAGGTCGCGCTGCGTGACCCGCGCCACCTTGCGGGCCACGTCGGGCGCGACTCCGGCAGCGAGCAGCGACTGCACCAGCAACCCCTTGGAAAAGGGCGCGGGCATGCGGTCTTCCTCGCTGACCACCCCCAGCTTGCCCCGGTTCTGTTGCAGGTAGCGGTAGGTCAGGCGCAGGTGCTCGCCGTGGATCTTGGCCAGGGTGTGCTCGGTCAGGTCGTCGAGTTCCTGCACCCCGATTTCCCGCAGGCCGCACCGCCGCAGTTCGAGGTCCACCGCGCTCGCCACCGAGTAGGCTTCGCGCCCGCTCAGACCGGCGTCTTCCAACGTGCGGGCCAGCACCCCCCGGCTAAACGGCAGGTCGCCGCGCTTGGCCCGCACCATGATGTCCACGAAGGCCGGGGTCTGCTTCATCACCTGCTCGGCAACGTCCTCGCCCATCGTTTCCCGCGTCACCTCGGCCATCAGCCGCTGCACCTCAAGGGGTGAAAACAGCGTGCGCCGCCCTGCCCGCAGCTCCTGCTCGATGCGCCGCGCCAGCGAAATCGCTTGCTCCGTCGTGGTGCCCGCGTTCATCAGCGACTCGGCCACCAGTCCCCGGCTAAAAGGCGAGGCTTGGCCGGACGTACCGATGCTGAAGGCGGAGGTGGGCATGGGGGACTCCAGGGGCAGAGGGGACAGGGGGAAGAGTGAAGGGGAGAGGGTGAAGGGGGAAGAGGTGGGCAGGGTTACGGCTACGCTTCAGGCTCGAACGGGAGCCGAAGTCTAGCCGTTGTGGGGGGCACAGGAGCAAACTTCCCCCCAGAACACCCAGCCGGGGGGAACACAGCCGGGGGGGAACACAGCCGGGGGGAAAGGCGCCCAGGTTGCACCTGGCACGCAACTCGGCAGGCATCCGCAACTCGGCAGGAATCTGCTACAATTTCCGTTTGGGTGCCCCCCGTGACCCGCCCCGTGCGCTGGAACGTCGCACGCGGCCTGACCCCGAAGTGTGTGGGGGGTTGGCACGGCGAAAGGCAAACTTTTCCCACCTAACGTTCAGGAGCGAGCATGTCGTACATCAGCATGAAGCAGCTTCTCGAAGCCGGAGTTCACTTCGGCCACGAGACCAAGCGCTGGAACCCCAAGTTCAAGAAGTTCATCTTCGCCGAGCGCAACGGCATTTTCATCATCGACCTGCAAAAGACCCTCAAGCAGGTGGACCGCAGCTTCGACTACATCAAGGACCTCGCCGAGCGCGGCGGCGTCATCCTGTTCGTCGGCACCAAGAAGCAGGCGCAGGAAATCGTGGAACTCGAAGCGCGCCGCACCGGGATGCCCTACGTGACCAGCCGCTGGCTGGGCGGCATGCTCACCAACTTCAAGACCATGCGCACCCGCATCGACCGCCTCAACGAACTCGACGACCTGTTCGAGTCCGAGCGCATCAACGACCGTCCCAAGGCCGAGCGCATCCAGCTGGCCTCCGAGCGCGAGCGCCTGCTGCGCTTCGTGGGCGGCATCCGCAAGATGAACCGCCTGCCCGACGCCATCTTCGTCGTCGACCCTACCAAGGAAGTCATCGCCGTGCAGGAAGCCAACAAGCTGGGCATTCCCGTCATCGCGCTGGCCGACACCGACAGTGACCCCGACGTGATCGACTACATCGTGCCCGGCAACGACGACGCCATCCGCTCCATCCAGCTGATCACCCACCGCGTCGGCGACCTGCTGGTCGAAGCGCGTGGCGGTCAGGAAGACGTGAGCGCGGGCAGCGTGGAAGAGCAGAGCGACGAAGCCCAGGCCGCCGAAGCCGGTGACGAGGGCGAAAACGTCCAGCTCACCAGCAGCCAGGGCCGCAGCTGAATCTGACCTGATCCGGGGGGCGCGTCTGACACCGGGCGAACGCCCCCCCTTTATAAGTCGCTCAAGTCCAACTTCAGGAGGAACGCACCATGATGGAATCGATCAAGAAGCTGCGCGAAATGACCGGCGCGGGCATGATGGACGTGAAAAAGGCCCTGGCCGACGCCGAGGGCAACGAGGACAAGGCCATCGCCCTGCTGCGCGAGCGCGGCATCGCCAAGGCCGTGAAAAAGGGTGACCGCGAAGCCAAGGAAGGCATCGTGCGCTTCGCCGTGGAAGGCAACCGCGCCGCCATCGTCGAAGTGAACAGCGAAACCGACTTCGTGGCCCGCAACAGCGACTTCCAGGCCACCGTCGAGAAGCTCGCGCAGGCCGCCCTCCAGGCCAAGACCAGCGACGTGGAAGAGTTCAAGAACTTCACCGTGGACGGCGAAACCGTGGGCGACATGGTGGCCGCGACCGCCGGCAAGATCGGTGAAAACATCGTCCTGAACCGCGTGGCTTACCTCGAAGGCGGCAACGTGGCGGGCTACGTCCACTCCAACGGCAAGATCGGCGTGCTGGTCGATCTCGCGGGCGGTGACGAAGCCAAGGCCAAGGACGTGGCGCTGCACGTGGCCGCCGAGCGCCCGCAGTTCCTGACCCGCGAAGAAGTGGAGTCGGGCGACATCGAAAAAGAGCGCGAAATCCTGACCAACAAGGCCCTCGCCGAAGGCAAGCCCCAGCAGATCGTCGAGAAGATCGTCGAAGGTCAGATCGGCAAGTTCTACCAGGAGCGCGTGCTCCCCGAGCAGACCTTCGTCAAGGACAACTCCCTGACCGTCGCCAAGTACCTGGGCGACGCTTCGGTCAGCAAGTTCATCCGTTTCGAAATCGGCGCGTAAGAAAGGAGGGGGACACGGTTCCCCCTTTTTTCGGGCCGCGTGCCTGGCAGCTCCGGCGGCTCCCCCTGCGGGGCTGGCCGGAGTTTTGCTGAGGCGGGCAGGCCGCAGCAGTGGCGGGCACAGAAGGCCGCAAAGGAGAGGACAAGGTATGTTCAAACGAGTTCTGCTCAAGCTGTCGGGTGAATTTCTGGCCGGCGAGAACGGTTTCGGCATCAGCCCCGAAACGACGGCGGGGCTGGCGCGGCGCATCATCGGGGCGCTGGACGGCACCGACGTCGAACTGGCGGTGGTGATCGGCGGCGGCAACCTGTGGCGCGGCGCCCGCAACGGCCAGGGCATGGACCCCGCCACCGCCGACTACATCGGGATGCTGGGCACCGTCATGAACGCGATGGCGCTGCAAGACGCAATGGAAGCCGCCGGCAAACCGACCCGCATCATGAGCGCGATTCACATGCAGCAGGTGGCCGAGCCGTACATCCGCCGCCGCGCCATGCGCCACCTCGAAAAAGGCCGCGTGGTGATTTTCGGTGGCGGCAACGGCGCGCCCTTTTTCACCACCGACACGACCTCGACCCTCCGCGCCCTGGAAATCGGCGCCGACGTGGTCTTGATGGCGAAAAACGCGGTGGACGGCGTGTACGACTCCGACCCGCGCAAGAACCCGGACGCCAAAAAGTACGACCAGCTCACCCACATGGACGTGGTCGAGCGTCGGCTGGAAGTCATGGACGCCACCGCGCTGACCCTGTGCATGGACAAGGGGCTGCCCATCGTGGTGTTCGACATCTTCGAGGAAGGCAACCTCGCCCGGCTGTTCCGGGGCGAGCGCGTCGGCACGCTGATTCAGAGTCAGAGCTGAGCCTCGGGGCTGGCTGCTTTAGAATCCGGCTGATTTCCATCTCAACCCCCAAGGAGAATCCGTCATGGCAGACATGAAATCCATCCAGGCCGACGCCCGCGAAAAGATGAACAAGGCGATTGAGGCCTTCGAGAACAACCTCAGCGTACTCCGCACGGGCCGCGCCAACCCCGGCATCCTGAAAAAGATCGTGGTGGACTACTACGGCTCGCAGATGCCCATCGATCAGGTCGCCAGCATCACCACGCCCGACGCCCGCACGCTGGTGATTACGCCCTGGGACCGGGGCGCACTCAACCCCATCGAAAAGGCCATCCGTGACTCGGACCTGGGCCTGAACCCTAACAACAAGGGCGACACCATCTTCATTTCCCTGCCGATGCTCACCGAGGAGCGCCGCAAGGACCTCGTGAAAAACGCCAAGAACTACGCCGAGGACGCCCGCATCGCCGTGCGCAACCTGCGCAAGCACGCGCTCGACGAGGTCAAGAAGGTCGAGGGCCTGGGCGAAGACGAGATCAAGCGTGGCGAAGCCGACGTGCAGAAGATCACCGACGAGTTCGTCGCCAAGGTGGACTCGGTCTTCCAGAAGAAAGAGCAGGAAATCCTAGGTTGATGGCGCGGCCCCGGTGCCCGGAGGGGGGGCAGCCTTGGAAACCCTGAGCACCCGCGTGCTCACCAGTGTGGTCGGCTTCGTGATCGTGAGCGCCGTCGTCTGGATCGGCTGGTGGGCGATGCTGCCCGCGCTGATCGCGGTGTCGTTTTTCGGCCTGCACGAGTATTTCCGGATGCTCGACCGCAACGACCTCGACGTGCGGCGC is from Deinococcus wulumuqiensis R12 and encodes:
- a CDS encoding 50S ribosomal protein L11 methyltransferase; this encodes MLVYLLPGTFDTREAHLDLLWEAGATGLEERGPGIRVYFDERVTLPAEVADGEWHEETEQDWQAEFKKNLRPVQAGRVTIVAPWQRDEVPAGQIPLVIEPGMAFGTGHHATTRMAVEALGDLDLGGKRVLDVGTGSGVLAMAAAKLGAAYTLGVDIDPITIPIARDNARDNGLTSGIRFEEGTLGLANGGLDDDAELFGEAYDVLVANLYAELHDLLAGEYAAVTVPGAPLVLTGILTSKLELVQAALAREGFEDVQVRTDGEWVLVTARREH
- a CDS encoding 16S rRNA (uracil(1498)-N(3))-methyltransferase yields the protein MRRLQVSEIAPEMRLGPQETRHLQVLRLRPGERLQVFDGRGAEAVAVLTEVDAGHALLHLDTGAEAHSRGAETPQPITLAIALLKGDKLADVVRAATELGVSHIQLLVTAHAEARDIGAQKLVRLRRIASEAARQSERRVIPEVLEPVPLGQLTWEGRGLLAHPGSAARVTDLLDWQTPLTLLSGPEGGFSESEVALLRGRGAEAITLGPRILRAETAPLALLGAIAATGV
- the ilvC gene encoding ketol-acid reductoisomerase — protein: MSAKMYYDKDVDTSILEGKLVAIIGYGSQAHAHAQNLRDSGFNVVVGLREGSASRAKAEQAGLRVASIEDATKEADVVMLLIPDEQQPATYEKSIAPHLTAGKALAFGHGFNVHFGRIKPPQDVDVFLVAPKGPGHMLRRVYTDGAGMPGIFAVQQDASGKARDIALAYARGIGCARAGVLETTFKEETETDLFGEQSVLCGGVTHLIQAGFETLVEAGYQPEIAYFETLHEVKLIVDLIYEKGFEGMRHSISNTAEFGDYVTGPRIITAETKAEMGRVLKDIQDGTFAKRFIQDAESGFPYMEEQRGKMRGHTVEKVGKELRDQMPFINKKALEV
- a CDS encoding Uma2 family endonuclease — encoded protein: MTSALKKLTEAEYLRTEESSPFKREYVDGFVYPLHAQAGTKGKHGVIVSNLVALLHHPARRKGCQIYASDLRVRLHGGLRYYYPDVLVTCENVPDDALYAEAPCLLVEVLSESTRATDLGDKVRAYQELPSLQGYLLIDTEHRAVRLHRREAGGDWSEHYWEGQGEVELPCVGVQLSLDDLYEGTRVPPLP
- the ilvN gene encoding acetolactate synthase small subunit, encoding MTDFTQYDTRDHLLSILVLDEPRVLTRITALFGRRGYNIKSLSVGQTEHPGVSRMTIVVHGDRGVVQQATHQLAKLHDVVKVVDHSLEKFVDRELVMVKVAITPESRVEVRQIAEDFRARIVDVGRHALTFEVTGDEGKITAFIEQMRPFGILETMRTGRIALTRGSNADIPSQVFHGGESETLRPMTQGVEAREERARRVPNLF
- the ilvB gene encoding biosynthetic-type acetolactate synthase large subunit, translated to MTGAKALWATLAGHGISTVFGYPGGAIMPVYDALTFYPEVRHVLGRHEQGAIHAAEGWAKATGELGVCIATSGPGATNLVTGLADAMLDSVPLLAITGNVAQHLMGTDAFQEADITGITMPVTKHNYVVRDVEELPRVLAEAIRIARSGRPGPVLVDIPKDVQLAAFAGDIPTPHARPQAPDPSPESIEAARELLRNAKKPVLVAGGGSLDASEEITALAHAWGLPVITTLMGLGVYPASDPRWLGMPGMHGSVAANRAISECDVLLAVGMRFDDRVTGRVSGFAPHAKIIHVELDAAEIGKIVRTHLPVRSDAKTAARLLTQGAQKLELSEWLTQIEEWKGRTVPPQHWGAAYAVGQVTARLRPDDILSSDVGQHQMLAAQLARFEKPRKWLNSGGLGTMGFGFPAAIGAALARPDVVSMVVAGDGGFQMTAQELATLKMYDIRNVKICIVNNSYLGMVRQWQELFHEKRYSEVWLGDSNPDFLKLAGAYDVPGYRASSAEELPAAIDAWLRDPKSALLEVVVPHEHGVFPMVPAGAALSEMMETEPVRTDISAEAAEVNEAAWQEMTEQEAEEMNQA
- a CDS encoding ATP cone domain-containing protein, whose protein sequence is MPTSAFSIGTSGQASPFSRGLVAESLMNAGTTTEQAISLARRIEQELRAGRRTLFSPLEVQRLMAEVTRETMGEDVAEQVMKQTPAFVDIMVRAKRGDLPFSRGVLARTLEDAGLSGREAYSVASAVDLELRRCGLREIGVQELDDLTEHTLAKIHGEHLRLTYRYLQQNRGKLGVVSEEDRMPAPFSKGLLVQSLLAAGVAPDVARKVARVTQRDLRGSEDRVVRRSQIREKVEALLRDEVGPDVSARYRLLRVIRTPPRPLIVLLGGVSGTGKSLLAAEIAYRLGISRVVSTDSIREVMRAMVPPALLPTLHASTFNAWEALVPPGQTMPPHPTREELLAGFRDQVQQVSVGLSAVVGRSIQEGTSLVLEGVHLVPGYLEPAAFQGALLVPMLVGLPDAEEHRRHFESRDTETAASRPLHRYMRYFDEIRIMHDELGQLAQQYGVPMLDSQTLDESADRAVEVVLRQVMVSLTPEEREAALGEDIAAQLLP
- the rpsB gene encoding 30S ribosomal protein S2, producing the protein MSYISMKQLLEAGVHFGHETKRWNPKFKKFIFAERNGIFIIDLQKTLKQVDRSFDYIKDLAERGGVILFVGTKKQAQEIVELEARRTGMPYVTSRWLGGMLTNFKTMRTRIDRLNELDDLFESERINDRPKAERIQLASERERLLRFVGGIRKMNRLPDAIFVVDPTKEVIAVQEANKLGIPVIALADTDSDPDVIDYIVPGNDDAIRSIQLITHRVGDLLVEARGGQEDVSAGSVEEQSDEAQAAEAGDEGENVQLTSSQGRS
- the tsf gene encoding translation elongation factor Ts, translated to MMESIKKLREMTGAGMMDVKKALADAEGNEDKAIALLRERGIAKAVKKGDREAKEGIVRFAVEGNRAAIVEVNSETDFVARNSDFQATVEKLAQAALQAKTSDVEEFKNFTVDGETVGDMVAATAGKIGENIVLNRVAYLEGGNVAGYVHSNGKIGVLVDLAGGDEAKAKDVALHVAAERPQFLTREEVESGDIEKEREILTNKALAEGKPQQIVEKIVEGQIGKFYQERVLPEQTFVKDNSLTVAKYLGDASVSKFIRFEIGA
- the pyrH gene encoding UMP kinase: MFKRVLLKLSGEFLAGENGFGISPETTAGLARRIIGALDGTDVELAVVIGGGNLWRGARNGQGMDPATADYIGMLGTVMNAMALQDAMEAAGKPTRIMSAIHMQQVAEPYIRRRAMRHLEKGRVVIFGGGNGAPFFTTDTTSTLRALEIGADVVLMAKNAVDGVYDSDPRKNPDAKKYDQLTHMDVVERRLEVMDATALTLCMDKGLPIVVFDIFEEGNLARLFRGERVGTLIQSQS
- the frr gene encoding ribosome recycling factor; amino-acid sequence: MADMKSIQADAREKMNKAIEAFENNLSVLRTGRANPGILKKIVVDYYGSQMPIDQVASITTPDARTLVITPWDRGALNPIEKAIRDSDLGLNPNNKGDTIFISLPMLTEERRKDLVKNAKNYAEDARIAVRNLRKHALDEVKKVEGLGEDEIKRGEADVQKITDEFVAKVDSVFQKKEQEILG